In Quercus robur chromosome 11, dhQueRobu3.1, whole genome shotgun sequence, the sequence TATGTTGGACAACTTCCTCAATGTCATGCGGATTAGAGGTAGTAAACAATTGGTTGTAATATTCAACAATCATCTTAGAAACTTTTTCATCACTTGAAGCTATTCTTCCCCGAGAGTCTCTGAGTTCCGTAATGCTGTTTCTCCTGAAACGCTGAGACGCCCGGTTATGGAAATAGCTAGAATTTTTATCCCCAGAGATCATCCAGTGCACATGACTACGCTGCTGCCACATTTTTTCTTCCACTCTAAGCAAATCTGCCACTTCAGattttaattgaagaaaaaactCCACACTCCCTCCTTTTGTTGCATCCTCTTCCGCtaattttagattcttttttttctctaccaaTGCACTTACCACATTACCAAAAGAATTCTTACTCCAATCACGCAACTGAGTTTTGCATGTATCGACTTTCATCATAACTCTGGGCATAGGTGGTTCCGAGGAGATGGTCTTCCAGGCGTTCTTCACTGTGTCATGGCAGCCTTGCTCTTCTaaccaaatattttcaaaacgccAGGGGCGTTGAGGTTTTAAGCTAATCCCATCAGGAAGGACCAAGATAGGGTTGTGGTCCGATGAAGCACACACTAGAGTTTTCACTTTAGTTGCAGGAAAAAGATTAAACCATTCTGTTGTACACACAGCCTTGTCTAGCCTCTCCCAAACAATACCACCATCCGGATAagttttgtgccaagtgaatttACAACCCACAAAGCCAAGATCAAACAACCCACATTCATCTAATGCTTCACGGAATTTCAGCATTTGACCATAAGGTCTTAACCGGCCTCCCAACTTTTCCTATGACTTCAAAAGTTCGTTAAAGTCACCTCCAACCAACCACGGTACTGAGAAACGATTATTTAGTTCTCGTAACAAATCCCATGATTCCATACGAAGCTGGGTTTCAGGAGCATCGTAAAAACCGGTAAAGTGCCAGACATTCACCTTTCCTCTATTGATCAAGACGTCAATATGATTATGAGAGGAGGACATGACTTGCAAGTCAAAGTCCTTCCAAAACAACACCAAGCCACCACCACGAGTTAAACGAGAAACTCCATGGTGATGACCAAAACGAAGCGAATCACGTAAACCGGTTAGCCTAACCTCATCCAGCCATGTTTCGGCTAAAAACACCGCAGTAGGATCTTGTGCCCGGACTAAATCGCCAAGC encodes:
- the LOC126704966 gene encoding uncharacterized protein LOC126704966 — its product is MLKFREALDECGLFDLGFVGCKFTWHKTYPDGGIVWERLDKAVCTTEWFNLFPATKVKTLVCASSDHNPILVLPDGISLKPQRPWRFENIWLEEQGCHDTVKNAWKTISSEPPMPRVMMKVDTCKTQLRDWSKNSFGNVVSALVEKKKNLKLAEEDATKGGSVEFFLQLKSEVADLLRVEEKMWQQRSHVHWMISGDKNSSYFHNRASQRFRRNSITELRDSRGRIASSDEKVSKMIVEYYNQLFTTSNPHDIEEVVQHTKKVMSDDMNNCLTRNFSK